One Lactobacillus sp. ESL0785 DNA window includes the following coding sequences:
- the carB gene encoding carbamoyl-phosphate synthase large subunit, with product MPKRTDIHKIMVIGSGPIIIGQAAEFDYSGTQACLALREEGYEVVLVNSNPATIMTDTAIADKVYLEPLTVDAVSRIIRQEYPDAILPTLGGQVGLNMALSLAKSGILQELGIELLGTKLASIEQAEDREKFKQLCQQLGEPVPPSKSVKTVAEALAFGDEIGYPIIVRPAFTMGGTGGGICNDHDELARVAKNGLELSPVTECLVEKSIAGYKEIEFEVMRDHADNTMIVCCMENFDPVGIHTGDSIVFSPSQTLSDKEYQMLRDCSLRLIRALKIEGGCNVQLALDPNSFNYDVIEVNPRVSRSSALASKATGYPIAKMAAKIAVGLTLDEIKNPVTGTTFAEFEPSLDYVVCKIPRWPFDKFPKANRELSTQMKATGEVMAIGRTAEEAFQKAVRSLEIDQKDFYSADAHKASDEDLEQKLVKAQDDRLFYLAEAFRRGYSMTDVHELTKINFYFLDIVRHIVDMEKTIGAHPDDITVLKTAKKYGFSDQTIGKLWHQTPEQVRQLRKKHGIVPVYKMVDTCAAEFASQTPYFYSTYDLENESQRDHKKSVLVIGSGPIRIGQGVEFDYATVHCVKALQKMGYEAIVINSNPETVSTDFSISDKLYFEPLTLEDVLNVCDLEQPEGIIIQFGGQTSINLAAGLEEHGIKVLGTSVKDLNRAEDRELFDQAVKELHLKQPQGITATTHAGVIQAATKLGYPVLVRPSYVLGGKAMAIVYSQDELEDYLQDHVDIASSHPILVDDYLDGRECDVDAICDGEQVLIPGIMEHIEHAGVHSGDSMAVYPAQTFSIEIKQKIVKLTKELALKLNCHGIMNLQLIERNNEIYIIEVNPRASRTVPFLSKITGIEMAQVATRVIMGQSLRSQGYAAGLAPEPKLVSVKAPVFSFSKLADVDSYLGPEMKSTGEVMGSDVSFPKALYKAFAGAGMQIPDSGNVLLTIEDSDKEAILPLAQKFAQIGYRIFATSGTAAFLQKYNLHVTLLSKIHEPADNNLLAILRSGQIDLVINTMGHDLAKNSDGFIIRQTAIQQNVPLITSLDTARALLTALANRSFLTTSLK from the coding sequence ATGCCTAAAAGAACAGATATTCATAAAATTATGGTCATCGGCTCGGGCCCAATAATTATTGGTCAAGCCGCAGAATTTGACTATTCGGGAACGCAGGCATGTTTAGCTTTGCGTGAAGAAGGTTATGAAGTTGTGCTGGTTAATTCCAATCCAGCAACGATTATGACGGATACGGCAATTGCCGACAAGGTTTATCTTGAACCATTGACAGTTGATGCAGTTTCGCGAATTATTCGTCAAGAATATCCAGATGCAATTTTGCCGACATTGGGCGGTCAGGTTGGCTTAAATATGGCTTTGTCTTTGGCCAAAAGCGGTATCTTACAAGAATTGGGGATTGAGCTTTTGGGAACTAAATTAGCGTCAATTGAGCAGGCAGAAGATCGGGAAAAGTTCAAGCAACTGTGTCAGCAGCTGGGTGAGCCAGTTCCACCATCTAAAAGTGTTAAAACAGTCGCTGAAGCATTGGCGTTTGGGGATGAAATTGGTTATCCCATCATTGTTCGTCCTGCATTTACCATGGGTGGTACTGGCGGCGGAATTTGCAACGACCACGATGAACTTGCGCGTGTTGCCAAAAATGGTTTGGAATTATCGCCGGTTACTGAATGTTTAGTAGAAAAATCGATTGCTGGCTATAAGGAGATTGAATTTGAGGTTATGCGCGATCATGCCGATAATACAATGATTGTTTGCTGCATGGAAAACTTTGACCCTGTTGGTATTCATACTGGTGATTCGATTGTTTTTTCACCATCACAGACACTGTCAGACAAGGAATACCAAATGTTGCGTGACTGTTCACTGCGACTAATTCGGGCATTAAAGATTGAGGGCGGCTGCAATGTGCAGCTAGCACTTGATCCGAATAGTTTTAATTATGACGTGATTGAAGTTAATCCAAGAGTGTCACGTTCATCAGCTCTGGCCTCAAAGGCAACGGGCTATCCAATTGCCAAGATGGCTGCGAAAATTGCGGTTGGATTAACGCTAGATGAAATCAAGAATCCAGTAACAGGAACAACTTTTGCAGAATTTGAACCGTCACTTGATTATGTCGTTTGCAAAATTCCGCGTTGGCCATTTGATAAATTTCCTAAGGCTAACCGCGAGCTCAGTACCCAGATGAAGGCAACAGGTGAGGTAATGGCGATTGGACGTACAGCTGAGGAAGCCTTTCAAAAAGCTGTCCGGTCACTAGAAATTGATCAAAAAGACTTTTATTCAGCAGACGCACACAAGGCAAGCGATGAAGATTTGGAACAAAAGCTAGTTAAAGCACAAGATGATCGCCTCTTTTATCTTGCCGAAGCCTTTCGCCGGGGCTATTCGATGACGGATGTCCATGAATTGACCAAAATTAATTTTTATTTTTTGGATATTGTGCGCCACATCGTTGATATGGAGAAGACCATTGGAGCACATCCAGATGATATTACTGTACTTAAAACAGCCAAGAAGTATGGTTTTAGTGACCAAACAATTGGTAAGTTATGGCATCAAACACCTGAACAAGTAAGGCAATTACGTAAGAAGCATGGTATTGTTCCTGTTTACAAAATGGTTGATACCTGTGCGGCAGAATTTGCTTCGCAAACGCCATACTTTTATTCAACTTATGACTTAGAAAATGAAAGTCAACGTGACCATAAAAAATCTGTATTGGTTATTGGTTCTGGGCCAATTAGAATTGGTCAGGGGGTTGAGTTTGATTATGCAACTGTGCATTGTGTTAAGGCATTGCAAAAGATGGGGTATGAGGCAATCGTTATTAATTCCAATCCAGAAACAGTTTCGACTGACTTTTCAATTTCTGATAAATTATACTTTGAGCCTTTAACACTTGAAGATGTGCTTAATGTTTGTGATTTGGAACAGCCAGAAGGTATTATTATTCAGTTTGGCGGTCAGACATCAATTAATCTTGCTGCAGGACTTGAAGAACACGGTATCAAAGTATTAGGAACAAGCGTCAAAGACTTAAATCGAGCTGAAGACCGTGAATTGTTTGACCAAGCAGTTAAGGAATTACATCTAAAGCAGCCACAGGGGATTACGGCGACAACCCACGCTGGCGTTATTCAGGCAGCAACCAAACTAGGTTATCCAGTTTTAGTACGGCCAAGTTATGTTCTGGGTGGTAAAGCAATGGCAATTGTATACAGTCAAGATGAATTAGAAGATTATTTACAGGACCATGTAGATATTGCCAGCAGTCATCCAATTTTAGTAGATGATTATTTAGATGGTCGGGAGTGCGACGTTGATGCCATTTGTGATGGCGAGCAAGTACTCATTCCCGGAATTATGGAACATATCGAGCATGCCGGTGTGCATTCAGGAGATTCAATGGCTGTTTATCCGGCTCAAACTTTTTCGATTGAAATTAAGCAAAAAATTGTCAAACTTACGAAGGAGTTAGCATTAAAGCTAAATTGCCACGGAATTATGAACTTGCAGCTGATTGAACGGAATAATGAAATTTATATCATTGAAGTTAATCCCCGAGCTAGTCGAACCGTACCGTTTTTAAGTAAAATTACTGGTATTGAAATGGCCCAAGTTGCAACGCGAGTGATTATGGGGCAAAGTTTACGCAGTCAAGGTTATGCCGCTGGTTTGGCACCAGAGCCAAAATTGGTTAGTGTAAAAGCACCTGTTTTTTCATTCAGTAAATTAGCTGATGTTGATAGTTATTTGGGACCAGAAATGAAGTCAACTGGTGAAGTAATGGGCAGTGATGTGAGTTTTCCTAAGGCTCTCTATAAGGCTTTTGCTGGTGCGGGGATGCAGATTCCTGATAGTGGCAATGTATTGTTAACTATTGAGGATAGTGATAAGGAAGCAATTTTACCGTTAGCGCAAAAGTTCGCTCAGATTGGTTATCGGATATTTGCAACCAGTGGAACCGCAGCGTTTCTGCAAAAATATAATTTACATGTAACCTTACTCAGTAAAATTCATGAACCGGCAGACAATAATTTGTTGGCAATATTGCGTAGTGGCCAGATTGATCTGGTAATCAATACAATGGGGCATGACCTGGCCAAAAATTCTGATGGGTTTATTATTAGGCAGACGGCAATTCAACAGAATGTGCCACTAATTACTAGCTTAGATACAGCACGCGCATTATTAACGGCACTTGCCAATCGGTCATTTTTAACAACTAGTTTGAAGTAA
- a CDS encoding MetQ/NlpA family ABC transporter substrate-binding protein, whose translation MSKKRKKHIITWSIIILVLLVAGWFSFGPGISNNTPKQRVVTIGVVGESNSEQVIWQHVAQKAKRDYNIIVKTKVFTDYNQPNKALRDGEIDLNAIQTTTFMHTWSKANHANIVSIGKTYIAPIRLYSKKYHKLSQLPQGATIAIPNDAATESRALHVLKNAKLIRLTAGKKLKTVADITSNPHHIKIKEVSDEQCARIINSVDAVIVNNDFAVPAGLGPKETIYVEPINKESAGAINNICTTAAKKNDPDYQDVVKCYQTAETKKLYRKFYGSMQQAVWDVKLK comes from the coding sequence ATGAGTAAGAAGCGAAAGAAACATATTATTACTTGGTCAATTATTATTTTAGTTTTGCTCGTTGCCGGCTGGTTTAGCTTCGGCCCAGGCATTTCTAATAATACACCCAAGCAGCGAGTAGTGACGATTGGTGTTGTCGGCGAAAGTAATTCTGAACAAGTAATTTGGCAGCATGTTGCGCAAAAGGCCAAGCGTGATTATAACATTATCGTTAAGACCAAAGTTTTTACGGATTATAATCAACCGAACAAGGCCTTGCGTGATGGTGAAATTGATCTAAATGCAATTCAGACAACAACGTTTATGCATACTTGGTCCAAGGCCAACCATGCCAACATTGTTTCAATTGGTAAAACCTATATTGCGCCCATTCGGCTATATTCCAAAAAGTATCACAAGTTAAGTCAGTTGCCGCAAGGTGCCACGATTGCGATTCCTAATGATGCCGCAACTGAGTCACGAGCACTTCATGTTTTAAAAAATGCTAAGTTAATCCGGTTGACTGCAGGTAAAAAATTGAAAACAGTTGCGGATATTACAAGTAATCCTCATCATATCAAGATTAAAGAAGTCAGTGACGAGCAGTGTGCGCGGATTATTAATTCGGTTGATGCTGTAATTGTTAATAATGATTTTGCCGTGCCAGCTGGTCTTGGCCCAAAAGAAACTATTTATGTTGAGCCAATTAATAAAGAGTCAGCAGGAGCAATTAATAATATTTGTACTACCGCGGCTAAGAAAAACGATCCTGACTATCAAGATGTTGTAAAATGTTACCAAACTGCAGAAACTAAGAAACTTTATCGTAAATTTTATGGTTCAATGCAGCAGGCTGTGTGGGATGTTAAACTGAAATAA
- a CDS encoding carbamoyl phosphate synthase small subunit, with amino-acid sequence MKYLILEDGSIYQGEGFGAAGEAKGEVVFTTGMTGYQEAITDQSYADQILVFTNPLIGNYGITLADYESLEPGIKGVICHQVAHHPDNWRMQTTLPDFLKKLNIPGIQGIDTRALVKKLRLHGTMRGQIANSATEAAKIVQTLQKENLTKGAVSRVSTTHSYPVPGSKRNIVVVDFGIKNSILRELAQRDCNCIVVPYNITAERILSLHPDGVLLSNGPGNPEEMSSAATMVRQVEQHLPLMGICMGHQVFALANGAKTFKMKFGHRGLNHPVREIATGNIGFSSQNHGYAVKSESIAATDLMVTHVEVNDGTIEGLRHKKYPAFSVQFHPDATPGPHDQQGIFDYFMQMIDQRKEISQHA; translated from the coding sequence ATGAAGTATCTGATTTTAGAAGATGGCAGTATCTATCAGGGTGAAGGTTTCGGCGCTGCAGGTGAAGCAAAAGGCGAAGTTGTCTTCACAACAGGGATGACAGGTTATCAGGAAGCCATTACGGATCAATCTTATGCTGATCAGATTTTGGTCTTTACTAACCCCTTAATTGGTAATTATGGCATTACATTAGCAGATTATGAATCGCTTGAGCCGGGGATTAAGGGCGTGATTTGTCATCAAGTGGCGCATCATCCTGATAACTGGCGAATGCAGACAACCTTGCCAGATTTTCTTAAAAAATTAAATATTCCCGGTATTCAAGGAATTGATACACGTGCTTTAGTTAAAAAATTGCGACTGCACGGCACCATGCGCGGTCAGATTGCTAATTCTGCGACTGAGGCAGCTAAAATTGTTCAAACTTTGCAAAAAGAAAATTTAACTAAGGGAGCAGTTAGCCGAGTTTCAACAACCCATTCGTACCCAGTTCCCGGTTCTAAACGTAATATTGTAGTAGTTGACTTTGGCATTAAAAATAGTATCTTGCGCGAACTAGCACAGCGTGATTGTAACTGTATCGTTGTACCTTATAATATCACAGCCGAGCGTATCTTAAGCTTGCATCCAGATGGAGTATTGCTTTCTAATGGTCCCGGTAATCCTGAGGAAATGTCGAGTGCTGCAACAATGGTGCGGCAAGTTGAGCAGCATTTGCCGTTAATGGGGATCTGTATGGGACATCAAGTTTTTGCTTTGGCTAATGGTGCCAAGACATTCAAAATGAAATTTGGTCACCGAGGACTTAATCATCCAGTTCGCGAAATTGCGACAGGTAATATTGGCTTTAGCTCGCAAAATCATGGTTATGCGGTTAAGTCAGAATCAATTGCGGCAACTGACCTGATGGTAACCCATGTTGAAGTTAATGACGGTACAATTGAAGGTCTGCGGCATAAGAAGTATCCAGCATTTTCAGTGCAGTTTCATCCGGATGCAACTCCTGGACCACACGATCAGCAAGGGATTTTTGACTACTTTATGCAAATGATTGATCAAAGAAAGGAAATTAGTCAACATGCCTAA
- a CDS encoding dihydroorotate dehydrogenase, with protein MTNLSVKLPGLNLKNPVMPASGTFGFGDVPAASKFDLNELGALVLKTTTPLARLGNPQPQIAVLESGVLNSVGLTNPGVSKVVSEKIPRLRQQYPNLPIVASVGGSTESDYVQVAKELSASGLVDALELNFSCPNVARGGMTFGVHPELVEQLTTAIKQVVKVPIYVKLTPNVTDITEIARAAESGGAAGLSLINTVMGLRINLETRKPFLGNNVGGLSGSCIKPLALYQVHQVYQATKLPIIGMGGIASAEDVVEFMLAGASAVAVGSAHFHDDLVCQHIIQKLPALLNKLGVSDINDLVGQAQFN; from the coding sequence ATGACTAATCTTAGTGTAAAATTACCCGGTCTAAACTTGAAAAATCCGGTGATGCCGGCAAGTGGCACTTTCGGCTTTGGCGATGTTCCTGCTGCTAGTAAGTTTGACTTAAATGAGTTAGGAGCATTGGTACTAAAAACAACGACGCCATTAGCTCGCCTTGGTAATCCGCAGCCGCAAATTGCGGTTTTAGAATCTGGTGTTTTAAATTCGGTAGGGTTAACTAATCCTGGAGTTAGCAAGGTTGTCAGTGAAAAAATACCGCGTTTGCGGCAGCAATATCCAAACTTACCAATTGTTGCAAGTGTTGGCGGCAGTACTGAGTCCGACTATGTTCAGGTAGCAAAAGAATTGTCTGCATCTGGTCTAGTAGATGCACTGGAACTTAATTTTTCTTGTCCTAATGTGGCTCGCGGCGGCATGACCTTTGGCGTTCATCCGGAATTGGTTGAGCAGCTGACAACTGCCATTAAGCAAGTAGTTAAGGTGCCAATTTATGTCAAATTAACTCCGAACGTAACTGATATTACTGAGATTGCTCGTGCTGCCGAGAGTGGTGGCGCCGCTGGCTTGTCCCTGATTAATACAGTGATGGGTTTGCGGATAAATCTTGAAACGCGTAAGCCATTTTTAGGTAACAATGTTGGTGGACTTTCAGGTAGTTGTATTAAGCCGCTGGCTCTATATCAGGTTCATCAGGTATATCAGGCAACCAAGCTGCCAATTATTGGGATGGGCGGGATTGCAAGCGCTGAAGATGTGGTTGAATTTATGTTGGCAGGAGCCAGTGCTGTGGCCGTTGGTAGTGCACATTTTCATGATGACTTAGTCTGCCAGCATATTATTCAAAAATTGCCAGCATTATTAAATAAATTGGGTGTTAGTGATATCAATGATCTTGTCGGTCAAGCTCAATTTAATTAA
- a CDS encoding aspartate carbamoyltransferase catalytic subunit, with translation MKNYNLVSLPHFVSVAGLQADEVRALIDRAEYFKRGGARPKLAKPVYVTNMFFENSSRTHTSFEIAERKLGLTVIPFDPAHSSVKKGETLYDTSLIMAALGVDLEVIRHPQNEYYNELISLEPEQHLDIGVINAGDGSGQHPSQCLLDMMTIHEHFGYFKNLKVAIVGDITNSRVAKSNMELLTQLGAQVYFSGPEYWYDKQFDKYGQFAPLDDLVSQVDVMMLLRVQHERHEGDLNESKFDPEQYHEQFGINERRYHALKKDTIIMHPGPINHDVELAGKLVEAPKSMFVRQMQNGVFMRMAMIEAVMRGRRLGGLE, from the coding sequence ATGAAAAATTATAATTTAGTTAGTTTGCCGCATTTTGTTAGTGTAGCTGGTTTGCAGGCAGATGAAGTACGCGCCCTGATTGACCGTGCAGAGTATTTTAAGCGTGGTGGGGCTAGACCAAAATTAGCTAAGCCGGTTTATGTGACCAACATGTTTTTTGAAAATTCAAGCCGAACTCATACTAGCTTTGAAATTGCGGAACGTAAATTGGGCTTGACCGTTATTCCCTTTGATCCAGCTCATAGTTCAGTTAAAAAAGGTGAGACTTTATATGATACCTCGCTGATTATGGCAGCCTTGGGGGTTGACCTTGAGGTTATTCGCCACCCGCAAAATGAATATTACAATGAGTTAATTTCTTTAGAGCCTGAGCAGCACTTAGACATCGGTGTCATTAATGCTGGTGATGGCAGTGGTCAGCACCCATCGCAATGTCTGCTTGATATGATGACAATTCACGAGCATTTTGGCTATTTTAAAAATTTAAAAGTGGCGATCGTTGGTGACATTACAAATTCTCGGGTGGCCAAAAGCAATATGGAGTTATTAACTCAGCTTGGTGCACAAGTTTACTTTTCTGGACCAGAATATTGGTATGATAAGCAGTTTGATAAGTATGGGCAGTTTGCGCCACTTGACGATTTGGTTAGTCAAGTTGATGTGATGATGCTACTGCGAGTTCAGCATGAACGACATGAGGGTGACCTGAATGAAAGTAAGTTTGATCCAGAGCAATATCACGAGCAATTTGGTATTAACGAACGTCGTTATCATGCACTAAAAAAGGATACAATTATTATGCATCCAGGTCCAATTAATCATGATGTTGAATTGGCTGGCAAATTAGTTGAGGCACCCAAGAGTATGTTTGTCCGCCAGATGCAAAATGGTGTCTTTATGCGTATGGCAATGATTGAAGCCGTAATGCGAGGTCGTCGGTTAGGAGGACTAGAATAA
- the pyrR gene encoding bifunctional pyr operon transcriptional regulator/uracil phosphoribosyltransferase PyrR, with amino-acid sequence MAKEIWDALAMKRALTRITYEIIERNKGTENLVLVGIKTRGVYLAKRIHDRIQKLEGVDVPLGQLDITLYRDDRHDATLKQDPVVNSNKVGVAIADQHVVLVDDVIYTGRTIRAAMDALMDIGRPSSIAVAVLVDRGHRELPIRADFVGKNIPTSSQEQVAVNVEEVDGQDSVELKPLPEK; translated from the coding sequence ATGGCAAAAGAAATTTGGGATGCACTCGCAATGAAGCGGGCATTAACAAGAATTACTTATGAAATTATTGAACGCAATAAGGGAACTGAGAATTTGGTGCTTGTTGGCATTAAAACGCGGGGTGTTTATTTAGCTAAACGAATTCATGACCGAATTCAAAAGTTAGAGGGTGTGGATGTCCCTTTAGGACAGCTTGATATTACCCTTTATCGTGATGATCGTCATGATGCAACTCTCAAACAGGATCCGGTTGTTAATTCCAATAAAGTTGGCGTTGCGATTGCCGACCAGCATGTTGTCCTTGTTGATGATGTTATTTATACAGGACGAACAATCAGAGCAGCAATGGATGCCCTAATGGACATTGGTAGGCCAAGTTCAATCGCTGTTGCTGTTCTGGTTGATCGTGGTCACCGCGAATTGCCAATTCGGGCGGATTTTGTTGGGAAAAATATCCCAACATCTTCACAAGAACAAGTTGCTGTTAATGTTGAAGAAGTTGACGGGCAGGACAGTGTAGAATTAAAGCCACTGCCGGAAAAATAG
- the pyrF gene encoding orotidine-5'-phosphate decarboxylase produces the protein MEKAVFVALDYANEQEVAQLLPKLGAAQETYLKIGMELFYHSGSTLVKKLSEQGYHIFLDLKLHDIPNTVYHAAKQLAKLNVFCITIHALGGSEMIKAAKDGLIAGTPAGQSVPKLLAVTELTSISDSILQDEQNCQLPMNEQVVSLAQTAQKAGADGVICSPLEVENLRSQIGSDFLYVTPGIRPAQTSNGDQKRVATPKEAKEYGASAIVVGRPITQAANPQMAYQAIKKEFN, from the coding sequence ATGGAAAAAGCAGTTTTCGTCGCCCTAGATTATGCTAACGAGCAAGAAGTTGCACAACTTTTGCCAAAGCTTGGTGCAGCGCAAGAAACTTACTTAAAAATTGGTATGGAGCTTTTTTATCATTCTGGAAGTACCCTAGTTAAAAAATTAAGCGAACAAGGATACCACATCTTCTTGGATTTAAAATTACATGACATTCCTAACACCGTTTATCATGCTGCCAAGCAATTAGCTAAGCTTAACGTATTTTGCATTACTATTCATGCCCTAGGTGGGAGTGAAATGATTAAGGCTGCCAAAGACGGCTTAATTGCTGGTACACCAGCTGGTCAAAGTGTACCTAAACTCTTAGCAGTGACAGAATTAACCTCAATTTCTGATTCAATTCTGCAAGATGAGCAAAATTGTCAACTGCCAATGAATGAACAAGTTGTAAGCCTTGCCCAAACCGCCCAAAAAGCTGGTGCTGATGGTGTTATCTGTTCGCCACTAGAAGTTGAAAATCTCCGGTCACAAATTGGCTCTGACTTTCTCTATGTTACGCCGGGAATTAGACCTGCTCAAACTAGTAATGGCGACCAAAAACGTGTCGCTACGCCAAAAGAGGCAAAAGAATACGGTGCCAGCGCAATTGTTGTTGGTCGCCCGATTACTCAAGCTGCTAATCCACAAATGGCCTATCAAGCAATTAAGAAGGAGTTTAACTAA
- a CDS encoding dihydroorotase translates to MALVIKNGQVYLDNRLTQCDILIENGYISAIGQDLTAEQVIDAQDKLVSPGLIDMHVHYRDPGQTAKENVHSGTLAAAHGGFTTTAAMPNVVPVPNTEELLQKMVTNNEQNGIVHVLQYGPITVDETSDTLTDYAGLKKAGAIALSNDGKGVQNAQTMYRAMQQAKDNHLIIAEHAQDDTLFDLGVINNGPKATEFNLRPITELAETTQIARDLLLAAKTGVHYHVCHVSTKTSVDLIRIAKKRGVHVTCEAAPHHLLLTENDIAQNDSNFKMNPPLRSRKDQQALIAGLLDGTIDMIATDHAPHTRQDKAGDFAQAAFGITGSETAFSELYTQLVKKGHCSLTQVLAWLTIKPATVFNLQHAGRIAIGEPADIAIFDLQTKKKWRQQDYFSKSCNTPFTGDTVYGSTMMTMVAGRVVYQAKEQ, encoded by the coding sequence ATGGCTCTGGTTATTAAAAATGGTCAGGTATATTTGGATAACCGGCTTACCCAGTGCGATATTTTAATTGAAAATGGCTATATTAGTGCTATTGGTCAAGATTTGACTGCTGAACAAGTCATTGACGCGCAAGATAAGTTGGTTAGTCCAGGGTTAATCGACATGCACGTTCATTATCGTGATCCTGGTCAAACGGCAAAGGAAAATGTTCATTCGGGGACGCTGGCTGCAGCTCATGGCGGTTTTACAACTACCGCGGCAATGCCTAATGTAGTGCCAGTTCCTAATACCGAGGAATTACTGCAAAAGATGGTAACTAATAATGAACAGAATGGTATCGTTCATGTTTTACAATACGGCCCAATTACAGTTGATGAAACTAGCGATACGCTTACTGATTATGCTGGTTTAAAAAAAGCTGGGGCAATTGCTTTAAGTAATGACGGCAAAGGTGTCCAGAATGCACAAACGATGTACCGGGCGATGCAGCAGGCAAAAGACAATCATTTAATCATTGCCGAACATGCTCAAGATGACACTCTTTTTGATCTTGGAGTAATCAATAATGGCCCCAAGGCAACAGAATTTAACTTGCGACCGATTACGGAATTAGCGGAAACCACGCAAATTGCTCGTGACTTGTTATTAGCTGCTAAGACTGGTGTGCATTATCATGTTTGTCACGTTTCAACTAAAACCAGCGTTGACTTAATCAGAATTGCCAAAAAGCGTGGCGTACATGTTACTTGTGAAGCAGCGCCGCATCATTTGTTATTAACAGAAAATGATATTGCGCAAAATGATAGTAATTTTAAGATGAACCCGCCGTTAAGGTCAAGGAAAGACCAGCAAGCGTTAATTGCCGGACTGCTCGATGGCACAATTGACATGATTGCCACCGATCATGCGCCACATACCCGGCAGGATAAAGCTGGGGATTTTGCCCAAGCAGCTTTTGGCATTACCGGCAGTGAAACTGCTTTTAGTGAGCTTTATACGCAGCTAGTCAAGAAGGGTCATTGCAGTTTAACGCAAGTACTAGCTTGGTTAACAATTAAGCCAGCGACAGTTTTCAATTTACAACATGCAGGTAGGATTGCAATTGGCGAACCAGCCGATATTGCCATTTTTGACTTACAGACTAAGAAAAAATGGCGTCAGCAGGACTACTTTTCAAAAAGTTGTAACACTCCGTTTACCGGTGACACTGTCTACGGTTCAACAATGATGACAATGGTTGCTGGGCGTGTAGTTTATCAAGCAAAGGAGCAATAA
- the pyrE gene encoding orotate phosphoribosyltransferase, producing MHQEQIIAKLIAEKIITVSPNKPFTYASGMLSPIYTDLRLTVSYPDLRDWIASDLATLIKAKFPDVTIIGGVATAGIPHAALVAAKLELPMIYVRPKPKDHGKGRQIEGRFTDQEKIVLIDDLITTGGSVLNAVKATQNEGGNVIGVSSIFTYYLPDAKQNFAAANVAFNPLLSYPELLAKEKELNYITEAEYDALKTWHEDPWQWGKKFNQDK from the coding sequence ATGCATCAAGAACAAATTATTGCCAAATTAATCGCCGAAAAAATCATTACGGTATCACCTAACAAGCCATTCACTTACGCAAGCGGTATGCTTTCACCCATCTATACCGATTTACGCCTGACAGTCTCTTATCCTGACTTGCGCGATTGGATTGCCAGTGACTTAGCTACCTTAATTAAAGCTAAGTTCCCAGACGTTACAATTATTGGCGGTGTTGCAACTGCTGGTATTCCTCATGCTGCATTGGTCGCAGCTAAACTTGAATTGCCAATGATTTACGTCCGACCAAAGCCTAAAGATCATGGCAAAGGCCGTCAAATCGAAGGTCGCTTTACTGACCAAGAAAAAATTGTCTTGATTGATGATTTAATTACCACCGGCGGTTCCGTCTTAAATGCAGTTAAGGCAACCCAAAACGAAGGCGGCAATGTTATTGGTGTCAGTTCCATTTTTACTTATTATCTACCAGACGCAAAGCAAAATTTTGCGGCAGCCAACGTTGCCTTCAATCCCCTACTTTCTTATCCAGAACTGCTAGCAAAAGAAAAAGAATTGAATTACATCACGGAAGCTGAATATGATGCACTTAAAACTTGGCATGAAGACCCTTGGCAATGGGGCAAAAAATTTAATCAAGATAAGTAA